Below is a window of Planctomycetes bacterium MalM25 DNA.
GACGGCTGACGTTGTGCTTCTCCATGTACTCGGACATGTCGATCTGGATGAGCGCCTCGGCGTCGCCGAACATGAACTCCGCGAGCGCCTTCGCGAGCAGCGTCTTACCCACGCCGGTCGGGCCGGCGAAGATGAAGGTGCCGGTCGGCCGCTTCGGGTCTTGCAGGCCGCTGCGGCTGCGCCGCACCGCCTTGGCGATCGCCTTGATCGCTTCGTCCTGGCTGATGACCTTCTTGTGCAGCTCGTCCTCCATCCGCATCAGGCGGAGCGAGTCCTCGGTGCTCATCCGCGTGAGCGGGATGCCGGTCATCTTGCTGATCACCTCGGCGATGACGTCCTCGTCGACGACGCCGCCGTTCTCGCGCGACTTCTCGCGCCATTCCTTGGTGATCGTGGCCTTCTTCTTCTTGAGCTTGTCGGCCTGGTCGCGGAGCGCGGCGGCCTTCTCGAAGTCCTGGTTGGCGACCGCCTCTTCCTTGTCGCGGTTGAGGGCCTCGACCTCCTCGTCGATCTCCTTGAGGTTGGGCGGCTTGGACATCGTCTTCAGCCGGACGCGGGCGCCCGCCTCGTCGATGACGTCGATCGCCTTGTCCGGCAGGCAGCGGCCCGTGATGTAGCGGTCGGAGAACTCGACGGCCGCGGCGATCGCGTCGTCGGTGATCTGCACGCGGTGGTGCTCCTCGTACCGCTCGCGGAGGCCGCCGAGGATCTCGATCGTATCGTCGGGCGTGGTCGGCTCGACCAGGACCTCTTGGAACCGGCGGGCGAGGGCCGAGTCCTTCTCGATGTACTTGCGGTACTCGTCGAGGGTCGTGGCGCCGATGCACTGGATCTCGCCGCGGGCGAGGGCCGGCTTGAGGACGTTCGACGCGTCGATCGCGCCTTCGGCTCCACCGGCACCGACGAGCGTGTGCAGCTCGTCGATGAACAGGATCGTGTTCTTGGCCCGGCGGACCTCGTTCATGACCGCCTTGATGCGCTCTTCGAACTGGCCGCGGTACTTCGTGCCGGCGACCATCATCGCGAGGTCGAGCACCACGATCCGCCGATCGAGCAGCAGCTCGGGGACGTTGCCGTCGATCACACGCTGCGCGAAGCCCTCGACGATGGCCGTCTTGCCGACGCCCGCCTCGCCCAGGAGGACCGGGTTGTTCTTGGTGCGGCGGCAGAGGACCTGGATGGCGCGCTCGATCTCTTTCGCGCGGCCGATGACCGGGTCGAGCTTGTTCTGACGCGCCAGCTCGGTGAGGTCGCGGCCGAAGCTGTCGAGCGCGGGCGTCTTGCTGCGCGAGCCCTTGCGGCCGCTGCGGCCCGAGCCGCCACCTTCGTTCTCTTCTCCCTCTTCCTCTTCGGCGGTCCCACCGCGGCCGGAGCGCTCATTCTCTTGCCCCTCGATGCCGTGGCCGAGGAGGTTGAGCACCTCGTCGCGGACCTCTTCGAGCTTGAGGCCGAGGTTCATCAGCACCTGAGCCGCGACGCCCTCTTGCTCGCGCAGGAGGCCGAGCAGGATGTGCTCCGTACCGACGTAGTTGTGGTTGAGGTTGCGGGCCTCTTCCATCGAGTACTCGATGACCTTCTTCGCCCGCGGGGTCTGGGGCAGCTTGCCCATCGTGACCATGTCCGGGCCGCTCTGGACGAGCTTCTCGACCTCGAGGCGGATCTTGCGGAGATCGACGTCCAGGTTCTTCAGCACGTTCGCCGCGACGCCGGAGCCCTCTTTGATGAGGCCCAGCAGCACGTGCTCGGTGCCGATGTATTCGTGGTTGAATCGCTGGGCCTCTTGATTGGCCAGCTGCATCACCTTGCGGGCGCGGTCGGTGAAGCGTTCGTACATGCTCTACTCCGTGTCGTTAGCGGGCCCGGCGGCGCGCTGAGGGTTGGGTCGTTTCAGCTCGGCGGGCCGGGGTGGCCCGTGCCGGGTCGCTTCGCGGGGAAAGTCGGTTCGTGGGGATGCTGTCTTTGCGTCGTATTGTAGGCGTTTGTTCGCTTCGCCACCAAGCGGGCGTTTTTAGGCCGCCGGTCGCTCCTCCCGTCGGGACTCCGCCGAGGCGATCGGCAGGATGACCGGCGGTTGGTCCTCTTCGCTCGGTTGGGTCGCTCCTTCGGGGGTCTCTCCGGGCGGGGCGAGCACGTCCTCGATCCGCCGGCGTTCGTCTCGCAGCTCGTGGCGCCAGCCGGCGGCCGCGTCGAGCCGCTCCAGCCGCCGCAGCAGCCGCTCCGCTTGCCGCAGGCGTCCCGAGCTTCGCAGCACGCTCACCAGCCAGAATCGCGCCTCGAAATCGTCGCGGTCGGCTCGGATCGCGGCGCGGAGCGGGCGTTCGGCGTCGAGCCAATCGCCACGCAGATAACTGGTTTGAGCCTGCCGGAGCAGGGCGTCGTTGGCGTTCTCCTCGGGGTCGCTCGGGTTTTCGGTGGTTTGTTGGTTCTCGGCCGCTTCGCGCTCCGCAGCCAGCCGCCGCAGCTCGCCGCGGGTCTCCCACAGGGCGGCGATCCACAGGCCGAGCGCGGTGACCGCACATGCAAACTTAAGCCGCGATTCCAGCCACGCCGGCCAGACCAGCGTCGCGAGAACCAGCACGTTCAGCAGGACCGAGAAGGCCAGCGCCAACGTCAGCCCGGCGAGGGAGCCACGCACCCATAAATGCGGCAACCCGGGCCACAAGTAGGCGGCCCAGTGCAGGCGGCGGCGGGAGGGGCGACGCGGCAAAAGACCGTCCTATAGCGGGGTCGCGAGGCTCGGGTGAGCCGACGGCGTGAGTAAACAGGAAGCAAACCGCGGGGCGCATTCGGCCGATCGAACCGATTCGCCCCCATCTGCGGGCGGCGCGGAGTGTATCGGTCGGCTCGACTGTCAACAAGACAAACCCTGCTATCATGGAGAGTTACGGCGATTCCCGGGCGCCAGCAACGCCCGAGGAATCCTGCTCCAGTTTTCTTGCCGTCACGGGCGTCCGTAGCGCCCTATCAAGCCGCAAACCCGCCAGATTGGCAGCCCACCCCCTCGTTTGGCTGCTTTATTAGCCCTCCGCCGATGCCTAACCCCTCCAGCGGCGTGACCCGGTTGATCGACGCCTCGCTCAATCGGGCGAGTGAGGGCGCACGCGTCGTCGAGGACTACGCCCGGTTTGTGCTAAACGACGCCCACCTCTCGCGGCTCGCCAAGGAACTGCGGCACGAGCTTTCAACGGCGGGCGGGGCGATCCCGATGGATCAACGGCTCGCGGCTCGCGACACGCCTGGCGATGTCGGGACCGTGATCTCAACCGACTCCGAGGCTCAGCGCGCCAACGCCGGTGAGGTCTGCCTCGCGAGCCTCGGGCGGCTGCAGGAGGCGCTCCGCTCGCTCGAAGAGTACGGCAAGACGATCGATCCGGCCCTCGGGGCGGCGTTCGAGGGGCTCCGCTACCGCGCTTACACCTTGGCGAAGGGGCTCGGGGCGACCCAGCGAGGGCAGGAACGCCTCGGCTCGGCGCGGCTCTACGTCCTGATCGACGGGGGCGAATCGCCCGTGGCGTTCAACGCCAACGTCGAATCCCTCGCCTCGGCGGGAGCGGACGTCCTTCAACTGCGCGACAAGCGGCTCAGCGATCGCGACCTCGTCGAGCGCGCCCGGGCGCTCGCCACGATCTGCCGCCGGCGGGGGGTGGTCTCGATCGTCAACGACCGAGCCGACCTCGCCCTCGCCGCGGGGGCAGATGGGGTTCACGTCGGTCAGGACGAGCTCTCGGTTGCGGATGCTCGGGCGGTCGTCGGGCCCGGAGCGATCGTCGGCGTCTCGACGCACGCGATCGAGCAAGCCCGCGCGGCCGTGCTCGCGGGCGCCGATTATCTGGGTGTCGGGCCGACGTTCCCCTCGCCAACCAAGTCGTTCGACGCCTTCCCGGGGCTCGACTACGTCCGCCAGGTCGCCGCGGAGATCGCCCTGCCCGCGTTCGCGATTGGCGGGATCCGGGCGGATAATCTGGGGGAGGTGACGGCTGCGGGCGCGACGCGCGTCGCCGTCAGCTCGGCCGTGACCACCGCCGTCGATCCCGCCTCAGCCGTTAGCGAGCTGAAAGAGCGTCTCGGCGAGGGCGATCCCAACGGCTAAGATCCTGGCTCTGGTCGCTCCCTGACGGTCGCGGCTCTGCGATTTCCTGCCTACCGCCCTCTGCTTACTGCCTACTTCCATGCTCCACGCGATCATCATGGCCGGCGGCTCCGGCACCCGGTTCTGGCCCGCCAGCCGCCGAGCGACCCCGAAGCAGTTGCTCTCGCTCGTGGGCGATGAGTCGATGATCGCGCAGACGGCGGCCCGCTTCGGCGAGCTGGCCCCGCCTGAACGGCGGATGGTGGTCACGAACCAGCGCCTGGTCGACGCCTGCCGCGAGCAGCTGCCCGACCTGCCCACCGCGTCGATTGTCGGCGAGCCGTGCAAACGGGACACGGCGCCCTGCATCGGGCTTGCCGCGCTCTTGGTGACCAAAGTCGCTGGCGACCCGGACGCGACGATGCTCGTCTGCCCCGCCGACCACGTGATCCCCGACACCGCGGCGTTCCAGTCGGCCGTCAAGCAGGCGATGGCGCTCGTCGATGAGGAGCCTTCGCGGATCGTCACGTTCGGCATCAAGCCGACCTACCCGGCGGAGATCTTCGGTTACATCCAGGCGGGCGAGCCCCTGAAGAGCGACGGCGCTCCGGCTTATCAAGTCGAGCAGTTCCGCGAGAAGCCCGACGCCGCCACGGCGACCGAGTACCTCGCCTCGGGGAGCTTCTACTGGAACAGCGGCATCTTCGTCTGGCGGGCCTCGACGATCCTCGACGCGCTCCGCGAACGCCAGCCGGAAACGCTTGCTCACCTCGAAAAGATCGTCGACGCTTGGGGGCAACCGGGCGGCGACGAGGTCTTCGAGAAGGAATTCGCCGCCATCGACGGCGTGTCGATCGACTACGCCGTCATGGAGCATGCCACGAACGTCGCCGTGATCGAGGCGCCCTTCGAGTGGGACGACCTGGGCGGCTGGCAATCGCTCCCCCGCCGGCTGGGCGAGGATGCGGCCGGCAACACGATCGTCGGCAAGCACCTCGGACTGAACACCAAGGGCTCGATCGTCCGGACCAACGATGAGCACCTCGTCGTCACTCTCGGCTGCGAAGACCTGATCGTCGTTCACACGGAAGGGGCGACCCTGGTCGCTAACAAGCACGACGAAGAGAGTATCCGCAAGATCGTGAAGCAGCTCGAAGAGCTCGGCTGGGAAGAGCACCTCTAGTGACACTGAACTAGTTAGCTCATGGCTGCGAACCTCATCAACGCCTACATTGCGAGTTCTATTCATGTCTTTCACATCGATGATCAGCATAGGTCTCTGCCTGTTCTTCGTTTGGCTCCTCATCGCCGCAGCCAAAAAGAAAAAAGGTGGAGATGACTGACCAGGGGCCCAAGCGTGGCCGCATCGGCGGCGTCGATTACGGCACGGTCCGCATCGGAGTGGCGATCGGCGACCTCGAGGTCGGCATGGCCTCGCCGCTGGAGAACTACACGCGCCGCAGCGAACGGCTCGACGCGAAGTACTTCGAGACCCTCGCCCGCGAGGAGCGCCTCGTCCGCTGGGTGGTCGGCCTGCCGGTGCACCTCGACGGGGGCGAGAGCCAGAAGTCGCAGGAAGCCCGCGCCTTCGGAAAGTGGCTCACCGAGAAGACGGGCGTGCCGGTCGAGTTCTTCGACGAGCGCTACACCTCGTCGCAGGCCGAGGAGATCCTCCAGGGCGCCAACCTCACCAAGAAACGCCGCAAAGCGCGACTCGACGCCCTCGCCGCGCAGATCATGCTGACGGCTTACCTCGAAAGCGGCGCAAAGGGGCAGGACGATCCGGGCGGGATCGAGTGAGTCATCAGCCCACCCTCGGCCGAACCGAGTCTTTCATCCGGCCCCGCCGAACGCCCGCACGGTTCGTTTGAAAGCTCACCATGCGGAGTTGGTCTGCTGGTAACCTGGGGCTGGTCGCCCGATGGCGACTCTCATTCTGCCTCATCTTCTCCTCGCCCCGAGGGCTCTCGCCTTGATCCCCATCAAGCCCCTGTTTCTTTCTTCTATCGCCGGCACGACGCTCTTGCTCGCAACGGTGGGGACGGCATCAGAAAACAGCGTTGTGATCGAAGCGGAAGACTTTGCGACCTCGACGAGTTGGACAACTGTGGTTGACTCCAGCGCCTCGGGCGGGGTGTACGCGACCGTCGCGGTGAACACGCTCTCGGATCGTACGCTCACGCCTGCCAGCTACAACGTCGAAACGCCCGCGGCTGGCACGTACTACCTGTACGCCCGCGCCTACGCGCCCACGTACGAACCGCGGCGCAATCTCTTCATGCCGGACCAGAACGACAGCTTCTTCATCTTCGATGGGTTCAACGGGGCGCCCGACCTGAGCCTGCCCGCTAACGATGAGCGGGTCAACGAATTCTTCCCCGACGACGTGATGGGCGCCGATCAGTGGGGCTGGCTCAACGCTTCGGCGGGCATCAGCGTCGAGAAGGGCGCCACGATCGACTCGCCCGAGTACAAGTACGTGTCAGCCGCCCCCGGCGTGGAGACCCTCAACATCGCGGGGCGGGAAGATGACACGCGGATCGACGTGTTCGTCTTGAGTCTCGACGCCAGCTTGACGGCTTCCGAACTGAACGCCCTGGTCGGCCTAGTCCCCGAGCCGAGCTCGGCGGCCCTTCTGCTAACAAGCGTCCTCGGGATGTTCCGCCGAAAGCGTTAGGGCCCCTCCGAAAGAAGCGGCTCTCGGGTCGCTCTTCAAGCAAGGCGGCGCGAGCAGCCAACCATAAAACTGGCAGCCATCAGCACCACAATCGACGCCGGTTCGGGGACGGCCGCTGAGCTGACCGACGCCGTCGCGCCGTAGTTGGCCGCCCACAGGTCGTAGCCCGCTTGGCCCTCGACGTGTGCGTCGCCGTCACGCCAGACGGCGTAGTCCGCGGCGTCGACCACACCGTCGAAGTTGTAGTCGCCGGCCAAGACCTCTTCGAGGACGAGCGAGGCGGAGTCGATCCAGATGGCGCCGTTGTCGTTGTCGGTCTGGTCGAAGAGGAACGAGAGGCGTGCCTCCACGGCTCCGTCCGGGGCGATCGCCTCGAGCGTGTGGTCGAGCCAAGCGTTCTGAGCGGACGACCCGTCGTGGATGAGCTGGGAGACCTCGCCCAAGAAGTCGTTCGACCCGGAGGCGGCGCCGAAAGAGCTGAAGAACTCGATCCGCATCGTCACTTCGTTGTCCTTGCCGAAGAGCGTGTCCCACGAAGGGGTCTGCGAGCTCGTTCCGGCGCGCACCAGCACGCCCTCCGTGATCGCGACGCCCTGCGAAACGCCCGACGTGTTCGGACCGCCGGTGAACTGTCCAAAGACCTTCAGGGCGTGCGTGCCGTCGTTCACGAGGCTGTCGCTGGCCGTGACGTTCCCGATCGTGTTGCCGAACACGTCCCACCCATCGAGCGACCCACCGTTGTCATCGAAGCCCGGGTTGATGAGCAGGTTCACGCCGTAATCGGGATCGGTCGATTGCTGCCAGACCCGCACGTAATCGACCAGCATGGTTTGGGGCCACACGGTGGTCGCGTCCGGATCGCCACCGAAGAACCCACCGACCGCCACGTTGAGGATGAGGTTCTTGGTCGTCTCGAAGATCGGCCGGTTGGGCCGCTCCTCAACGGTGAGATGCAGCACATCGTCGACGTAGTAGCGGATGGTGGTCTCGTCCCACTCGGCGGCGTAAGTGTGGTAGCCGGCGTGGAAGTCGACCGGCTGGCCTCCCTCGGTCGCGGTGTGCTCGTGGAAGGTGTACCGGTGGTCGTCGCAGCACGGGCCTGGGTTCGTTTGCCAGTGGTAGGCGCTGGAAACCAACGTCGGCTGGCTGCCACGGTTCTCCAGGATGTCGATCTCGCCCCCCTGAGGCCAAGGGACGTGGTTCGAGTTCAACCAGAAGGCGGGCCACATCCCTTGCGAGGTCGGCAGATCGATCCGCGCTTCAAACCTTCCAACGCCGAACAGATCTCTCGACGTCACAAGGCCCGATTGATACGCCTTGCCTTCGCGCGGCGTGTCGATCGCGGTGATTTGCAGGGCGCCGTCCGCGACGGCGACTTGGTCTGGGTGGTAGTACTGCTTCTCGTCGTTGAAGCTGTCCCGGCGATCAAGGGCTTCCCACTTCTGCGTGTCGAGTGAGTTCCCGTCGAACTCGTCGTTCCAAGAGAGATCCCATCCGGGGAGGTGGGGGACCTGAGCCGAAGCCATCGGCATGCTGAAGAACGTCACCCCCAGCGCCAGCAACGTGCCGATCAGACAGGGGCGATAACGCGACGGAGTTAGGGAGTTCTGCCGTGACAAGAGAATCGATTCCGTCGGAAAGACTTAACGAGAAGGGCGATCGGAAACAGTTCCGTCGCGAAGCGGTTCCGCTCGTCATTCTAACCGACGGCTTCGAATTGGCATGCTGATCGAGGAAGTTACTATCCGCATTTTTTAGAATAGGCCACCCGCTTCGTGAGAACGCCAACACGGGTAACTGTTCACTGCACTTGGCTACCCGGTGTTACTCGGTGCTACTCGCTTTGCACGCCGCTTCCCAGGCAGTAGAGGTGCTCTTGCCGGTTGTCGCCCTCCCACGACGCGACGCGCAGGTAGAGCCGGCCGCCGCACAACGCGGGCGAGGCCAGGGTCTCTTCGCCGAGTCGGTTGCTGGCGACCTCGTCGTACTTCTCGGCCGTCGCGCGGAAGACGAGCATCTCGCCCGACGCTTTCTGCGCGTAGATCCGATCGTCGCAGAGTATCGGCGAAGCGCTGAACGACCCGCCGACGCGCTGCTTCCACCGCTCTTCGCCCGTCAAGCAGTCCCAGCAGTAGATGATCCCCTTGTCGCTGGTCCCGTACAGTTCATTGCCGACCACCAAGAGAGACGGTTCGTAGATCTTCGTCCGGTTGCTCCACAGGACCTCCCCGGAACCATCGGCCCGCACCGCGAGGGTCTGCCGGCCCGGGTGACCGCCGCTGGCGAAGACCAGGTTGTCGCTCCAGACCATCGTGCCGCAAGTCGCTTCGGAGGTCCCTCGACAGGACCAGTTCTCCTCGCCGGTCGCCGGGTCGTAGCTGACGATCTGGTCGTCTCCGCTGATGAGCAGCTGGTCGCTTCCCGCGACCCGGGCGACCACCGGCGACGAGTAGGTGCTGCTCATCGACCGCTTCTTGCGCCAAGCGATATCACCCGTCTCACGGCCGACGGCCGCGAGGTACCCGCCCCCCCAGTTGTCTGCGGCGAAGATGACGTAGGGGCCGTGCAACGCCGGCGACGGGGCGTAGCCGAACTTGGAACTGAACGCGCCGAGCTCCTTCTGCCACACGATCTCCCCTTCGAGGTCCACCGCCGAGGCGATGATCGAATCGGAATTGAGGTGCGCGATGTAGACCCGCTCGCCATCGCACACGACGGTGCCGTTGGCGTCGGTCGCTTTCTGATGGACATCGCGGGCGGCGGGGAACCCGCCCTCGTGCAGCGTCGTGCGCCAGAGCTCCTCGCCCGTCGCCCGATCGTACGCCACGACCAGTTGCCGTTCTTCGCTCTCCTCGGCGGTGCTCAGGAAGATCAGGTCGCCGACCACCACGGGCGAAGCGTGGCCGCGGCCCGGGACGGGCACCTTCCACACGACGTTCTCGGTCTCCGACCAGCTGCTGGGAGGTGGTGGTGAGGCTGTCTCCCCGTTCCGCATCGGACCACGCCACCCGGGCCAGTCATCCGCCCCCGGCTCGTAGGCCGCCAGAACCGAGGGGGCGCCCGACACCTGAATCTCTTCCACCGCAACCGAACGGCCGCAGCCCGAACAAGCGAGACCGGCGACGAACAGCAAGGTCGTGGAACGGATGGTCATGCGATCTCGACTCGTTTGAGGAAGGTTCAACTCAGTAACCCTGCTGGCGGCACAGGGCGCCGCCGGATCTTGCGATTCTCTCACGCGACGAGCGGAACGCCACGCCGCCGCCAAGGGCCGCCCGGAGTCATCCAGCGTCCCATCCGCTATCGTAGGGGCTGACGCGTTTCAATAAGTGATGGTTTCTCACGATGGCGACCCGATTGATCTTCGGCTGCGGCTACCTCGGACGCCGCGTCGCGCAGCGCTGGGCGGCGGCGGGCGACACGGTTTTCGCGGCGACTCGCAGCGAGGCGACCGGGAGGGCGTTCGCCGAACAGGGGCTCCAACCACGGATCGCCGACGTGACGCGGCCCGAGTCGCTGACCGACCTGCCAGCCGTGGACACGCTGGTGTACGCCGTCGGCTACGACCGGTCCGCCGAGCCGAGCATCCACGAGGTCTACGCCGAGGGGCTGCGGAACGTGCTGGCGGCGGCTTCAACTAGCGTACAGCGAGCGATCTACATCAGCACCACGGGTGTCTACGGCGATGCGGGGGGCGATTGGGTCCACGAACAGACCCCCTCTGCCCCGGCACGCGACGGCGGCAAGGCGTCGCTCGCGGCGGAGCGGGTCCTGGCCGAGAGCGCGTGGGGCGACCGCTCCGTGGCGCTGCGGATGGCCGGGCTCTACGGCCCCGACCGGATCCCCTATCTCAAGCAACTGAGGGCGGGAGAGCCGATCGCGGCCCCCAGCGAGGGTTGGCTCAACCTGATCCACATCGACGACGCGGCGACCGCCGTGCTGGCCTCCGCCGAGGCGAGCGACCCGCCCCCGCTGGTCAACGTGAGCGATGGCGCCCCGCCACAACGGGGGGATTACTACGCCGAGGTCGCCCGGCAGATTGGGGCCCCGCCCCCCCGCTTCGTCGAGCCGGCCGCCGACTCGCCCCGGGCGGCCCGGGCGGCGGCGAACAAGCGGGTCGGAAACAGGCTGCTGGTCGAGCGATTGGGCGTTTCCCTGGCTTATCCGACTTATCGGGAAGGCGTTGCGGCGGCGTTGGGATAACGGTTGGTTGCGGGAGAGGACCGGCCGTCCGTATGATTTGTCCTCCAGCCGCTGCCGATTCCCCCTGCCCCGCCTGAAGATGCTGTCGCGTACGCCCCTATTCCCGAACGTCATCGAGCTGAACCACCAGGCCCGCCGGCGGGTGACGTGCAGCGTTTACCTGATCTACGACGAGTCGGCGTGGACGCTGATCGACATCGGCTACGAGGACGCCGTCGACGAGGTGCTGGAACTCATCCGGCAGCTCGATTTCCCGTTCAGCAAGTGCGCTGGGCTCATCGGCTCGCACGCCGACGTCGATCACGTGCAGGGCCTCGCCAAGGCGAAGCAGATCCTCAAGACCGACGTCATCTGCCACCCGATCGCCGCCAAGAAGCTCGAAGCGGGCGACCGGATCGCCACCTTCGCCCACATCGAGGCGCTCGGCATCGACCTGCCGATGCCCCCGATGAAGTGCGAGCGGCGGGTCACCGACGGCGACAAGATCCAGGTCGGCGGCCTCGAATTGGAGGTCTGGCACACACCGGGGCACACCGACGGGCAGCTCTCGTTCCGGATGGGCGACCTGCTCTTCTCGGGCGACAACCTGTTCCGTGACGGCTCCGTCGGCGTGATCGACGCCCACCACGGCAGCAGCATCCCCGACTTCATCAAGTCGCTCGAGCGGATCCGCGACTCGGACGTGAAATGGCTGCTGCCCAGCCACGGGCCCGTCTTCCGCAAGGAGAACGCCGTCGTGCAAGCGACGATCGACCGGCTGACAGGGTACCTGCAGCTGGCCGACTTCGGCCCCTGCGCCACGGGCTGGCCCCTCATGCGTGAGTGGGAAGCCGAGCTGGTCGAAGGCAAGACGCCCGAGTGACGCCCCCACCGGGCCGCAACTCGGGTTACAATCCAGACAGCACACGAGCCCCCCACTGGCGGCCCTCGGAACGGCCGCCCGCGGAGTCCTACTCCCCTCCTCAGCTCAGGAACAGAGGCATGTCCCGTCTGGCCCCCCGCGTCGCCGGCTTGGCGGCGGTGTTCGCCCTTGGCGCTTCGGCCGCGTTGGCCCAGGGCTACGACTCCGAAGACGAAACGATCACGCTGCCGAGCGACCCCCGGCTGTGGCACAACTCGCCCCCGTTGTCGCTCGACTCGCTCGAAGGGAAAGGCGTCGTCTTCTACTTCTTCGAAGAAGAAAGCCCCGCCGTCGCGCAGCAGTGGCCCTCCCTGCTCGCCCAGGCCAAGACGTACGAGGGGAAGCCGATCCTCTTTGTCGGGGTGAACTCGGGTTCGGATCCTCGGGTGCTCAAACGCTACCTAGCCAGCTACCGCGTGAACTGGCCCGTGATCCACGACTACGACAGGTCGCTCGAGAGCGCCATGGGGCTGCCCAAGCTCTCGACCGCCACGAACGTCTTCGCGGTGACCTACCTCTCGGGAGAGGGCACGCGGGGCGACGGCAAGGGCGCCGACTTCGCCGCCACGGCCGAGGCGGCCCTCAAAGGGGCTTCGTGGAAGGTCGATCCCGCCGCCATCCCCCGCCCCCTGATGTCGGCGTGGCGGGACGTTGAACTGGGCGATTACAAGAGACCGGCCCGGGCACTGAACCGCGCCGCCAAGACGAAGGACGAAAGCGAGAAAACGGCCGCCGACCAGCTGCTCTCGGTCATCGAAAAGGAGGCCACGGCGGTCGCCACCCAGGCGGCCGAAGCGCTCAAGTCGAACGACAACTGGGCCGCCTACAAGCACCTGGACACCATGCTGCAACGCTTCGACGGCTACGAGTTCCCCATCCTGGAACGCGCCGAGACGAAGCACGATGAACTCGCCAAGACCGACCCCATCAAAGACGAACTCTCCGCCGCCAAGCTGCTCAACAAGGCGGTCGCGACCGGATCGAAGGGAACCCCCAGCGCCGTGAAGCGGGCCAAGGGCGTGCTGCGACGGCTCATCGCCGACCACCCCTCCTCCGAAGCGGCCGCGAAGGCGCAAGAGTACCTCGCCACGCTAGACGGCTGAGGCGAGCTTCCCCACCGAGAACGAAAAAAGAGCCCCGCGTCATTCGGCGCGGGGCTCTTTTGTTTGCTTGCGCGCGTCACGTCTTGTAGGAGGCGTCACCGACGCCGATTCCGCTCGGTCAGCTCGCGACGGCTAACAGCACGTGATCGGCGTCGGAGACGCCTCTTATTACAGGTCGGCTCAGACAACAGCATCAGCGGGCTTCAAAACACGTCGAGCACGAAGTGGTGGCCCGAGTGCGGCGTTGCTAGGCGGCTCGGCTTGGCTCACACCAAGACCTCGCTCGCACGCGGGCTTCAAAACACGTCGAGCACGAAGTGGTGCCCGGAGTGGAACTTGCGCGAGCTCGGATAGTAGTTGTGCCAGCGCTTGTTGTAGACCGGGATCCGCATCTCGGGCGGATAGCGGTGGTACAGGCTGTCGGCGCTGCGATAGTACTCGCTGCCCCAGTAGTTCTGCGGGTAATAGACGTACGGGTAGTGGTAGAAGCGTTCCCAGTCGGTGCTGGTGTACGAACCACTGAACTGCCGGCCGTACCCGTTCTGGGCCTCGGCCTGGCTGCCGAACGTCGCCAGGGCGGCCGTCACCACGGCCGCGCACATGAGCTTGCGGATCATCTCTCGTATTCCCCCCCGGAAGCGACGTCGGGCGTCGCGTGATTCGGACCGCTACGCACCGCGTGCGGCTCCGTCAAAGGGATGATCGGCCGCCCGCACAGCCCGCATTGAGAGAAAAACCGGCGTGACCCGAACTCGCCACCCACGGGTGGGAGGCTACGCCTCGGTGGGCCAACGCCTATAGACTGTTGCTTCCGAGGCCCGATATCGGGCTCGCCCCTCCCCGCTTCCCGCCCCCACCGATCCCCGCCCCGCCCGCTATGGCCGACCCGCAGCAAGCCCGTTCCGTCGTTGAA
It encodes the following:
- the glcA gene encoding Glucan endo-1,3-beta-glucosidase A1 precursor — protein: MSRQNSLTPSRYRPCLIGTLLALGVTFFSMPMASAQVPHLPGWDLSWNDEFDGNSLDTQKWEALDRRDSFNDEKQYYHPDQVAVADGALQITAIDTPREGKAYQSGLVTSRDLFGVGRFEARIDLPTSQGMWPAFWLNSNHVPWPQGGEIDILENRGSQPTLVSSAYHWQTNPGPCCDDHRYTFHEHTATEGGQPVDFHAGYHTYAAEWDETTIRYYVDDVLHLTVEERPNRPIFETTKNLILNVAVGGFFGGDPDATTVWPQTMLVDYVRVWQQSTDPDYGVNLLINPGFDDNGGSLDGWDVFGNTIGNVTASDSLVNDGTHALKVFGQFTGGPNTSGVSQGVAITEGVLVRAGTSSQTPSWDTLFGKDNEVTMRIEFFSSFGAASGSNDFLGEVSQLIHDGSSAQNAWLDHTLEAIAPDGAVEARLSFLFDQTDNDNGAIWIDSASLVLEEVLAGDYNFDGVVDAADYAVWRDGDAHVEGQAGYDLWAANYGATASVSSAAVPEPASIVVLMAASFMVGCSRRLA
- a CDS encoding outer membrane biogenesis protein BamB codes for the protein MTIRSTTLLFVAGLACSGCGRSVAVEEIQVSGAPSVLAAYEPGADDWPGWRGPMRNGETASPPPPSSWSETENVVWKVPVPGRGHASPVVVGDLIFLSTAEESEERQLVVAYDRATGEELWRTTLHEGGFPAARDVHQKATDANGTVVCDGERVYIAHLNSDSIIASAVDLEGEIVWQKELGAFSSKFGYAPSPALHGPYVIFAADNWGGGYLAAVGRETGDIAWRKKRSMSSTYSSPVVARVAGSDQLLISGDDQIVSYDPATGEENWSCRGTSEATCGTMVWSDNLVFASGGHPGRQTLAVRADGSGEVLWSNRTKIYEPSLLVVGNELYGTSDKGIIYCWDCLTGEERWKQRVGGSFSASPILCDDRIYAQKASGEMLVFRATAEKYDEVASNRLGEETLASPALCGGRLYLRVASWEGDNRQEHLYCLGSGVQSE
- a CDS encoding NAD dependent epimerase/dehydratase family protein is translated as MATRLIFGCGYLGRRVAQRWAAAGDTVFAATRSEATGRAFAEQGLQPRIADVTRPESLTDLPAVDTLVYAVGYDRSAEPSIHEVYAEGLRNVLAAASTSVQRAIYISTTGVYGDAGGDWVHEQTPSAPARDGGKASLAAERVLAESAWGDRSVALRMAGLYGPDRIPYLKQLRAGEPIAAPSEGWLNLIHIDDAATAVLASAEASDPPPLVNVSDGAPPQRGDYYAEVARQIGAPPPRFVEPAADSPRAARAAANKRVGNRLLVERLGVSLAYPTYREGVAAALG
- the baeB gene encoding putative polyketide biosynthesis zinc-dependent hydrolase BaeB translates to MLSRTPLFPNVIELNHQARRRVTCSVYLIYDESAWTLIDIGYEDAVDEVLELIRQLDFPFSKCAGLIGSHADVDHVQGLAKAKQILKTDVICHPIAAKKLEAGDRIATFAHIEALGIDLPMPPMKCERRVTDGDKIQVGGLELEVWHTPGHTDGQLSFRMGDLLFSGDNLFRDGSVGVIDAHHGSSIPDFIKSLERIRDSDVKWLLPSHGPVFRKENAVVQATIDRLTGYLQLADFGPCATGWPLMREWEAELVEGKTPE
- the resA_3 gene encoding Thiol-disulfide oxidoreductase ResA; amino-acid sequence: MSRLAPRVAGLAAVFALGASAALAQGYDSEDETITLPSDPRLWHNSPPLSLDSLEGKGVVFYFFEEESPAVAQQWPSLLAQAKTYEGKPILFVGVNSGSDPRVLKRYLASYRVNWPVIHDYDRSLESAMGLPKLSTATNVFAVTYLSGEGTRGDGKGADFAATAEAALKGASWKVDPAAIPRPLMSAWRDVELGDYKRPARALNRAAKTKDESEKTAADQLLSVIEKEATAVATQAAEALKSNDNWAAYKHLDTMLQRFDGYEFPILERAETKHDELAKTDPIKDELSAAKLLNKAVATGSKGTPSAVKRAKGVLRRLIADHPSSEAAAKAQEYLATLDG